A segment of the Methanomassiliicoccaceae archaeon DOK genome:
ATACGTGCGACCGATTCGGTGAAGAGGTGTCTTGCCAGAGCTGAGGAGTATGTCGACCAGGCCATCAGATGTCTCGACCCGGTCCCTGACTCGATCTACAAGAACTCCCTTCTCAGTCTCGCCCACTACATAGTGAGCAGGGACAGGTGATTCCATGGACAGAACAGACGTAGACGTCCTGGTGGTAGGCTCCGGACCCGCCGGAAGCACCACAGCCAGATATGCCGCCATGGGCGGAGCGAGCGTGATGTTCATAGAGAGGCGTCCGGAAGTGGGCGTCCCTGTCAGATGCGGTGAGTTCATGCCGTCCATCGAGGAGATCAAGGGCATGTTCCCGAACTACGTGGATGAGGACTCCCTCTTCGACATCCCCCAGGAACTCCGCTGTCTGGAGACCCACGGCATAAAGCTCGTCGATCCCAAGGGCAAGATCACGCTCCTGGACCATGAGGGCTACACCACGGACAGGGACCGTTTCGACCAGTATCTGGCGAAGATCGCCGTGGAGGAGGGGGCCATCCTGGAGAGGAACTGCCTGTTCAAGGGGATCGAGAACGGTGTCGCCAAGACCAGCCAGGGAGACGTCAGGTACAAGGTGATTGTCGGTGCCGACGGTCCTGGGTCCCGTGTGGCCAGGAGTCTGGGGCTTCCCAGGAACCAGAACCCGTATCCCGCGGTCACCGCACAGGTCAAGGGGGATTTCGAGCCCTACCTCTACATGTTCTTCGGAGACGTCGCACCCGGAGCGTACAGCTGGATCATACCCAAGGACGGGCGCGCCAACATCGGTGTGGGGTTCTCCCCCAAGTTCTCCAACGGCAGCCTGTCCGAGTACTTCGACAGGTTTGCGGAGAAGCGCGGATTCAAGGTTGACATGAAGCTGGAGGGCAAGTATGTCCCCAGCGAGGGTCCCATAGCCAGGACGGTGTCCGGCAACGGGATGGTCGTCGGAGATGCAGCCGGACAGGTCATCTCTGTCAACGGAGGCGGGATACCGCTCGCGATGATCGCCGGGCGCATCTGCGGAAAGGTGGCGGCATCCAACATAGGATCCGGGAGCCCTCTGGCTGATTACGAGACGCAGTGGAGACATGTGCTGGAGAAGCCTCTGAAGACCGCGGCGTTCAACAAGAAGCTCGCCGACACGTTCGCCTTCAGGTCCGAGAAGAGCACGGTCATGTGCATGAACATCCTCGGTCAGAGGAGGATGGGCAACCTCATACGCTGCAAGCGCATCTTCCCGTGATGAAGTCCGCGATAGCTGTCTGTGATGCGAGGATGCCGTCGTCATTTCAGAAGCAGTCGACAGCGGATGTGCGATTGCATTTTGCAACAGTGTTGTCAGGATGTCATTTGCGCCTGCATGCCCTCATCTGCGAGCCACAGATGGGGCATTCGGCCATCTTCTCCTTGTACCACTTCTTGCAGCCGATGCACTGATAGTTCCACTTGACCACTTTCTGTATACCATTCATGCCGACTGGTCTGAAGCCTATGCCCATGATGCGCGCTACGTTCTGGATCGAGTAGTCGTCCGACCATATCGTCCCATCGACGTCGAGGGCGAGCGCCAGCACCGTCATATCGACAGGGGAGAGTCTTCCGAGGTCGCCGCTCTTCCTGGCAGCCTCCTCGACCCTGACCAGGGACTCCTTGGAGCAGTCGGAGACGCGCACCATGTCTCCCCAGAGCGCCAGGCGGGGGTCCTCGTACTTCTCGAGCTCCCTGATGACTCCTGGCGGGCAGACATGCTCCTCATCTGGGAGGGCGTCCATGGAGAAGAATGCGGAGCTGTCGAGGACCAACATGGGAGGTGGATGACGGTACACTTTGATAACCGATGCGGAGGAATCCGATAGGTATTTCACGGATGGTTGCTTCGACCAACCATGTTCAAGGGAGGTACCGCGCTTCTCATCGCGACGATGATCCTGGGTGTCCTGATGGACGGGATAGACGGCAGCATCGTCAACGTGGCGCTCCCTTCGATCGCCCACGGGTTCGGCACCGACACGAGCGTCGTGTCCTGGGTGACGATCAGCTATTTCCTGATGCTCGCCGGGCTACTCCTGCCGTTCGGCAGGATCGCCGACGCGGGGCACATCCGCAAGGTGTTCCTGCTGGGATTCGTCGTCTTCACAGCGGGATCCACCGCCTGCGCCCTGTCCCCTTCCCTCTCGCTTCTCATAGCATCGAGGGTCGTTCAGGGCATCGGGGCGGCAGCCCTGGCCGCCGTGGCACCGATGATATGCGTCAAACTGCTGCCCTCGGAACATCTGGGGAGGTCCCTGGGGATAATGTCCGTGGCATCCGCGCTCGGTTTCGCCCTGGGCCCCGCACTGGGCGGGTTCCTGGTCGGGATGCTGTCATGGCACTGGATATTCCTAATAAACATCCCGATTGGCGTACTGGGGGTCGTCCTCGGTCACCTGTCGCTTCCCAGGGAGGAGACCAGCAAGGTCACAGTGGATCTGAAGGGGACGTTCCTCCTGTTCTCGGGAGTCGGATCGGGCGTAATAGCACTGGAGCGCGTCTCGTATCCCGACGAGAGGATGGTGTGCGTCGTCTTCGCAGTGCTGGCCGTCGTCCTGCTGGCGCTGTTCGCTCTGGAGAGTCTGAGGTCCAGGAACCCGCTTTTTGATGTCAGGTTGTTCAAGATACGCGACCTGGACTTGACTCTCCTCTCATACACCCTGATCAACCTGGTGTACATGGGGGTGCTCTACATCCTGCCCTTCTACATGGATCTGGAGCTCGGGATGACATCTATGCAGAGCGGAGTGATGCTCCTCCTGCCGTCGGTGGTGTCCCTGATACTGAACGTGCCGGTGGGCAACTACTCGGACAAGCATGGGCGCAGGACGTTCGCGATCATCGCGACGGTGTTCGGCATAGCCTACAGCGCGGTCCTGTATGTGATAGAGCCCGAGATGGGTGTGGTGCCGCTGGTCGTGGTCGCCCTCGGCATGGGTCTGGTCTGGGGGTTCTGCGGGGCCGCATCCTCGGGTCGCATAGTGGATTCGCTCGAGCCCAAGGACAAGGCGATCGGGTCCTCTCTGATGACGTTCTTCATGTACATCGGAAGCACGGTGGGGACTGCTCTCTTCGCATCGCTCCTGACATCGGGCGCGGGTGCCGGAGGGGTCCCGATAGAGGACCTGACGTCCGAGGCCTTCATGTCAGGGATGTCCTTCGCGATGCTGTGGGCCGTGATCCTTTCTGTGGTGTCGATGGTTGCGGCGTATGCGGTGGACGAGAGGAAGAGGGAGGCGGCGAACAGGGCGCCTGACAGCTGATACGCGACACAGCGGGCGTCGGGACGTCAACAACAATTATACGTCCAATCCGTCATTCCACACCAGGTGTACCCATGGATGCGATCGGAGTCATCGTCATAATGTTCACGGGACTCTGGCTCTTCCTTCCCGCCATGGTTCCGAACTCCGCGGCTGTAATCTTCGGAGGGAAGACCAAGATCGATTTCGGGAAGTCCTGGAGGGGCAAGAGGATCTTCGGTGACGGGAAGTCCTGGAGAGGATTCTTCGGAGGTGCCCTGTCTGGCATCGTGTTCGGACTGGTCCTGATAGCCATATCGTCCATCTGGGATCCTGTGGACTACTGGGGATACGGACCGTTCTGGGACAACGTCGGCGTCCTCGCATGCCTTGCGTTCGGTGCGGTCCTGGGAGACCTGGGCGGAGCCTTCATAAAGCGCCGTCTGGGCATGGAGAGGGGGCAGAAGGCCCCTGTCCTGGACCAGTACGACTTCGTGATAGGGGCGTTCCTCGTGACCGCGCTGTTCTATCCGGACTGGGTCTACGCCAACTACATCGAGGGCTGGCACATAGCCGCCCTGATCTTCATCATAGTGATCATGTTCGCCATACACAGGGTGGTGAACATCATCGGTTACAGGATGGGGCTCAAGAAGGAGCCCTGGTGATTCCATGAGCGAACTCTCAGAAGCGTTGAAATCATGCGGCGCACTGCAGTTCGGCGAGTTCACACTCGCCTCTGGTGCGAAGAGCGACTACTACATCGACATCAAGAAGGCCAGCACGAACCCCGAGGTGCTGCGTCTCATCGCCAGGCTCATGGCGCAGAAGATGCGCGACGAGGGCATAGAGGCGGACAGAATCGCGGGCGTCGTCCTAGGATCCGTCCCTCTGGCAACAGCACTGGCACTCGAGACGGGCATCCCGTATGTCATGATCCGCAAGGAGAAGAAGGACCACGGAACCGGCAAGCTCATAGAGGGCGACCTCAACGCCGGGGACAGGGTCCTCGTCGTCGAGGACGTTATCACCACCGCCGGCTCCAGCATCAAGGCCATCGGCACCCTCCGCGAAGCGGGCGCCGAGGTGCGCCACGTCATCTCGGTCATCGATCGCGAGGGAGGCGGCGCCGAGAACCTCGCCGAGGCCGGAGTGGACTTCCGTCCGCTGGTTAAGGCCTCCGAACTGGTGAAGAGATGAGGCCCGATCCCGACTGCAGGCTATGCGACCTGCACAGGGGCCGCACGAACATCGTCCTGCCGGACGGCAACCCGTCCCACGGGATCGTGTTCGTGGGAGAGGGCCCTGGCGAGTTTGAGGACCTGGAGGGCCGCCCCTTCGTCGGACGCTCAGGGAAGATCCTGGACGGCATGATGAAGGAGGCGGGGTTCGACAGGACCAAGGTGATGATCACCAACACCGTGAAGTGCAGGCCCCCCAACAACAGGGATCCGATGCCGGAGGAGATGGCGGCGTGCCGTCCGTTCCTGGAGTCGGAGCTCTACGATGCCAGGCTGGTCGTCGGACTGGGGAAGTCAGCCTGTCGCGACCTGATGGGCTACGACGGTCCGATGTCCGAGATCGTGAACATCCCTATGACGATAAGGATCCGGGACAGGGAGATCGTGTTCATACCCACGTACCATCCCGCGGCGACGATATACAACAAGGACTCCCGCGCCGCCCTCCAGGAGACGATGCGTGTCGTCGCGGAGTGGCTCAAATGAGGTTCGGCGGCTTCATGATAGACATGGACGGCACCGTCTACAAGGGCGGCGTGCCGATCCCCGGGGCGAGGGAGTTCGTGTCCTTTCTCAGGGAGAGGGGGATCCCGTTCGTCTTCCTTACCAACAACTCGTCCCACGGTAGGTCGTTCTACCTCGAGAAGCTCACCCGTCTCGGTTTCGACGTGAACCTCGACAACATCCTGACTTCGACGATCGCGACCATCAGGTACCTCCTGACAGAGCGTCCCGGCAGGACCGTGTATCCGGTCGCCGTCCCCGCGGTCGTCGAGGAGCTGCGCGCGGCTGGAATCCCGTTGACGGAGGATGACCCAGACATCGTGGTTCTCACGTTCGACACCACCATAACGTACGAGAAGATCAACAAGGCCTTCCACTTCCTCAACTCGGGGGCGGAGCTCATAGCGACCCATCCGGACGACGTCTGTCCGACCGAGGACTCGTACGACATAGACATCGGGCCGTTCATCAGGATGTTCGAGCAGATGTGCCAGACCAAGGCGACCGTCATCGGCAAGCCCAACAGGCTGATGCTAGAGATGGCAGCAGGAGAGCTCGGGGTTGCCCCCGAGGACACGGTCATGGTCGGCGACAGGCTCACAACGGACATCGAGATGGCCGTCAGTGCGGGCACGCAGTCCATACTGGTGCTCTCGGGGGAGACCGACAGGGAGATGCTCTCGAGATGGGGCAAGAACCCTACGGCGGTCGTCGAATCCGTCGCGGACATCCCCGGCATGGTCGACGGCACGATCTGAAAAACGGCGGGTCCGGATGCGTCTGGCATCCCCCGCCCTTTAAATAAGCGCACGACATACTATTTTAAGTCGTGCGCGCGCCCGAGGTTTGAAGGGGCCTCGGCCAGCGACCGGACAGCACGGCGATGGGATGCAGGGGCGGTGCCCCAGAGGTGTAACGTTTGCATTTGAAAGCGGTCGAGATGGAGAACTTCAAGTCGTTCGGCGGCAAACTGGTGGTGCCGTTGATGGAAGGCTACACAGCTGTCACGGGGCCGAACGGCTCCGGAAAGTCGAACATAACCGATGCGATTCTTTTCGTCCTCGGTCCGAAGAGCTCCAAGGCCGTCCGTGCCGGCAAGCTCACCGACCTGATCTTCGACGGCGGCAAGTCCAAGGGGAAGGCGTCGTTCACGAAGGTCTCTCTGGTCTTCGACAACACGGACCGTCTCATGCCGTGGGACGACGACACCGTCAGGCTCACACGTTACGTCAAACTGTCCGACAACGGCACCGACTACAGCTCGTACTTCTACGTCAACGACCGCAAGTCGACCATGACCGAGTTCGACAGCCTCCTCACCAAGGCGAGGATCAGCGCCGACGGCTACAACCTGGTCCAGCAGGGCGATGTGACCCGCATAGTGCAGATGGGCGCCATCGAGAGGAGGCGCATCATAGACGCCATATCGGGGATAGCGAGCTTCGACGCCGACATCGAGAAGGCCAGGACGGAGAGGCAGGAGGCCGAGACCAACCTGGACAGGATAGGCATCGTCGTGGAGGAGCTCACGCACCAGGTCGACCGTCTGGCTAGGGACCGCGAGGATGCCAGGGCGTACCTGGAGGCGCAGGCGGCCTTGGAGATGGCCAAGGCGCAGTACTCACACAGGAAGCTCCAGATGGAGCAGGCCAAGCAGCAGGGCGTGGCGGACCAGATGTCGAAGCTGGAGTCCCGCATTGACTCCGACAGGGCTGCCAAGGCCGAACTGGAGTCGCAGCGTGCCGACAGGGAGGCGCAGATCTCCGAGAAGGAGGAGGAGATCGCGTCGAAGGTCGGGCCCGAGTACAGGGAGCTGAAGGCCAAGATCGAGCAGGCCAAGATCGACCTCGCCACCAGGAAGGACCGCCGTGAGGCGGCCGAGGCCGACATGGAGGAGCAGAACGGGTTCAAGGCCAGCTTCGAGGAGTCGATCTCGAGGAACAACGCCGAGGTGGTGATGCTGAGGCAGAACCGCGAGGACCTCCTGGTGAAGATGGCTGAGGCCGAGTCCAGGATGGAGGCGGCCAGGAAGGAGGAGGCGGAGGTCTCCGCCGCCATCGCCGACACCGGCGGCGAGCAGAAGGAGCTCCAGAGCGAGCTCGAGAGGGTGGAGGCGGACTTCGATGCATGCTCCGCCGAGCTCAGGTCGTCGCAGGGCAGGCTGGCAAAGGCGGAGGCGGCCTCGGAGGAGGCCCACACCGCGTTCGCGAACCTGGACGAGAGGATACAGAGCATCGATTTCGAGATCAAGGACGCCAAATGGAGCCTGGAGCAGGTGAAGGCCGAGGCCGGTCCGAGCACGGAGGACTTCGGCAACAGGATCCTGGACGCCAAGCGCAGGGAGTCCGAGCTGGAGAAGCAGGAGACCGAACTCGTGTCCGCCTACAGGAGGATTGATGCGGAGTACAACGCCCTCCAGGCGGAGAAGAAGGTTTCCGAGAGGATGAACCGCGGCAGCGCCGCCGTCGAGGCGATCCTGTCGCTGAGGAACCGCGGCGAGATGAGGGGGATACACGGCACCATCCAGGAGCTTGCGACCGTGGACAAGGGCTTCGAGACCGCTCTCTCGGTTGCAGCCGGCGGGAAGATGCAGGCGGTGGTCGTGGACAACGACCAGGTCGCCGCGGACGCCATCGCCTACCTGAAGAAGGAGAAGCTGGGGCGCGTGACGTTCCTCCCGCTGACCAAGATGATGGGCGGCAAGCCCAGGGCGAAGGCGATCATGAGCGTCAAGGACTCCGAGGGATACGCCATAGACCTCATCGACTTCGACCAGAAGTACTACAACGCGTTCTGGTACGTCCTCGGAGACACACTGGTCGTCAGGGACATGGACACCGCCCGCCGCATCATGGGCGGGATCAGGATCGTCACCATGGGCGGGGAGCTCATCGAGG
Coding sequences within it:
- a CDS encoding geranylgeranyl reductase family protein codes for the protein MDRTDVDVLVVGSGPAGSTTARYAAMGGASVMFIERRPEVGVPVRCGEFMPSIEEIKGMFPNYVDEDSLFDIPQELRCLETHGIKLVDPKGKITLLDHEGYTTDRDRFDQYLAKIAVEEGAILERNCLFKGIENGVAKTSQGDVRYKVIVGADGPGSRVARSLGLPRNQNPYPAVTAQVKGDFEPYLYMFFGDVAPGAYSWIIPKDGRANIGVGFSPKFSNGSLSEYFDRFAEKRGFKVDMKLEGKYVPSEGPIARTVSGNGMVVGDAAGQVISVNGGGIPLAMIAGRICGKVAASNIGSGSPLADYETQWRHVLEKPLKTAAFNKKLADTFAFRSEKSTVMCMNILGQRRMGNLIRCKRIFP
- a CDS encoding nucleic acid-binding protein, encoding MLVLDSSAFFSMDALPDEEHVCPPGVIRELEKYEDPRLALWGDMVRVSDCSKESLVRVEEAARKSGDLGRLSPVDMTVLALALDVDGTIWSDDYSIQNVARIMGIGFRPVGMNGIQKVVKWNYQCIGCKKWYKEKMAECPICGSQMRACRRK
- a CDS encoding DHA2 family efflux MFS transporter permease subunit produces the protein MFKGGTALLIATMILGVLMDGIDGSIVNVALPSIAHGFGTDTSVVSWVTISYFLMLAGLLLPFGRIADAGHIRKVFLLGFVVFTAGSTACALSPSLSLLIASRVVQGIGAAALAAVAPMICVKLLPSEHLGRSLGIMSVASALGFALGPALGGFLVGMLSWHWIFLINIPIGVLGVVLGHLSLPREETSKVTVDLKGTFLLFSGVGSGVIALERVSYPDERMVCVVFAVLAVVLLALFALESLRSRNPLFDVRLFKIRDLDLTLLSYTLINLVYMGVLYILPFYMDLELGMTSMQSGVMLLLPSVVSLILNVPVGNYSDKHGRRTFAIIATVFGIAYSAVLYVIEPEMGVVPLVVVALGMGLVWGFCGAASSGRIVDSLEPKDKAIGSSLMTFFMYIGSTVGTALFASLLTSGAGAGGVPIEDLTSEAFMSGMSFAMLWAVILSVVSMVAAYAVDERKREAANRAPDS
- a CDS encoding CDP-2,3-bis-(O-geranylgeranyl)-sn-glycerol synthase encodes the protein MDAIGVIVIMFTGLWLFLPAMVPNSAAVIFGGKTKIDFGKSWRGKRIFGDGKSWRGFFGGALSGIVFGLVLIAISSIWDPVDYWGYGPFWDNVGVLACLAFGAVLGDLGGAFIKRRLGMERGQKAPVLDQYDFVIGAFLVTALFYPDWVYANYIEGWHIAALIFIIVIMFAIHRVVNIIGYRMGLKKEPW
- a CDS encoding orotate phosphoribosyltransferase, whose translation is MSELSEALKSCGALQFGEFTLASGAKSDYYIDIKKASTNPEVLRLIARLMAQKMRDEGIEADRIAGVVLGSVPLATALALETGIPYVMIRKEKKDHGTGKLIEGDLNAGDRVLVVEDVITTAGSSIKAIGTLREAGAEVRHVISVIDREGGGAENLAEAGVDFRPLVKASELVKR
- a CDS encoding uracil-DNA glycosylase; its protein translation is MRPDPDCRLCDLHRGRTNIVLPDGNPSHGIVFVGEGPGEFEDLEGRPFVGRSGKILDGMMKEAGFDRTKVMITNTVKCRPPNNRDPMPEEMAACRPFLESELYDARLVVGLGKSACRDLMGYDGPMSEIVNIPMTIRIRDREIVFIPTYHPAATIYNKDSRAALQETMRVVAEWLK
- a CDS encoding HAD-IIA family hydrolase; translated protein: MRFGGFMIDMDGTVYKGGVPIPGAREFVSFLRERGIPFVFLTNNSSHGRSFYLEKLTRLGFDVNLDNILTSTIATIRYLLTERPGRTVYPVAVPAVVEELRAAGIPLTEDDPDIVVLTFDTTITYEKINKAFHFLNSGAELIATHPDDVCPTEDSYDIDIGPFIRMFEQMCQTKATVIGKPNRLMLEMAAGELGVAPEDTVMVGDRLTTDIEMAVSAGTQSILVLSGETDREMLSRWGKNPTAVVESVADIPGMVDGTI
- the smc gene encoding chromosome segregation protein SMC, yielding MHLKAVEMENFKSFGGKLVVPLMEGYTAVTGPNGSGKSNITDAILFVLGPKSSKAVRAGKLTDLIFDGGKSKGKASFTKVSLVFDNTDRLMPWDDDTVRLTRYVKLSDNGTDYSSYFYVNDRKSTMTEFDSLLTKARISADGYNLVQQGDVTRIVQMGAIERRRIIDAISGIASFDADIEKARTERQEAETNLDRIGIVVEELTHQVDRLARDREDARAYLEAQAALEMAKAQYSHRKLQMEQAKQQGVADQMSKLESRIDSDRAAKAELESQRADREAQISEKEEEIASKVGPEYRELKAKIEQAKIDLATRKDRREAAEADMEEQNGFKASFEESISRNNAEVVMLRQNREDLLVKMAEAESRMEAARKEEAEVSAAIADTGGEQKELQSELERVEADFDACSAELRSSQGRLAKAEAASEEAHTAFANLDERIQSIDFEIKDAKWSLEQVKAEAGPSTEDFGNRILDAKRRESELEKQETELVSAYRRIDAEYNALQAEKKVSERMNRGSAAVEAILSLRNRGEMRGIHGTIQELATVDKGFETALSVAAGGKMQAVVVDNDQVAADAIAYLKKEKLGRVTFLPLTKMMGGKPRAKAIMSVKDSEGYAIDLIDFDQKYYNAFWYVLGDTLVVRDMDTARRIMGGIRIVTMGGELIEASGAMVGGNLSQQNMLKFGAASEDKLAEVGEKLRKAGDALEDVRQRLRQVRDEIRGIDDEMRKASASGMEQREQMAQLKGRVAELEKTRSSASAEMNAARQRVSDADAELESARTAFGDVSERLSALTDSRAKIKSRMAEIAPVDLQNRIQAVRDRMYKLRESISDYKLQLGGIDTEVAGYGKQNESLQVQLDSVNRAIEDDARVIEDNKALMERARIDLDALRAIESEMEGGIEDLRNQKDALVADKYRLDSEIRERSKDMENSAAALESFRAQEIQLAQSVEALKAEVEAITIEVATPIPSEEEIRRTIRAQESIMAKLGNVNLRAIQEYDERKARLDGLNAEVESLNRHIRELTDLMSNLTSKKKGLFMQSYNAVNENFKSIYAQLSGGGEAFMGLEDEDDPFSGGLMINAKPRNGKLLKLEALSGGEKSLTALSFIFAIQEHQPSPFYVLDEVDMFLDSINAEMVARRVKESSAKAQFIQVSLRKVTLALADHLIGVTRPPSGISRVIMQPDLAEVSRYEEEALRKQKEAQ